The following coding sequences are from one Saccharomyces eubayanus strain FM1318 chromosome VII, whole genome shotgun sequence window:
- the UFD1 gene encoding polyubiquitin-binding protein UFD1 has product MFSGFSSFGGGNGFVNIPQTFXEFFRCYPIAMMNDRIRKDDANFGGKIFLPPSALSKLSMLNIRYPMLFKLTANESGNVTHGGVLEFIAEEGRVYLPQWMMETLGIQPGSLLQISSADVPLGQFVKLEPQSVDFLDISDPKAVLENVLRNFSTLTVDDVIEISYNGKTFKIKILEVKPESSSKSICVIETDLVTDFAPPVGYVEPDYKALKAQQDKEKKSPFSKGQVLDPSVLGQGSMSTRIDYAGITNSINNDRSKFVGKGQNISGKAPKRNPEPGQDLKNIKITFDGQPAKLDLPEGQLFFGFPMVLPKDDEGSDSEAKSNEQNFHGQGISLRKSNKRKPKKDHDSSKSKAPKSPEVIEID; this is encoded by the coding sequence atGTTTTCCGGGTTCAGTTCTTTTGGCGGAGGAAACGGCTTTGTTAATATACCTCAAACGTTTKAGGAATTCTTTAGATGCTATCCTATAGCCATGATGAATGATAGAATACGGAAAGATGACGCAAACTTCGGCGGCAAGATCTTCCTGCCACCAAGCGCTCTGAGCAAACTGTCTATGTTGAACATCAGATATCCCATGCTTTTCAAACTGACTGCCAATGAAAGCGGAAATGTGACACATGGTGGTGTTTTAGAATTTATTGCTGAAGAAGGGAGGGTATACTTGCCCCAATGGATGATGGAAACATTGGGCATACAGCCGGGATCCCTATTACAGATTTCATCGGCGGATGTGCCTCTGGGTCAATTCGTGAAATTAGAACCTCAATCGGTAGACTTTTTAGACATTTCTGACCCTAAGGCAGTTCTAGAAAACGTGTTGAGGAACTTTTCCACATTAACTGTGGATGATGTGATCGAGATCAGTTATAACGGAAAAACATTCAAAATTAAGATTCTAGAGGTGAAACCTGAATCGTCATCAAAAAGTATATGTGTCATTGAGACCGACTTGGTAACCGATTTTGCGCCACCCGTAGGATATGTGGAACCTGATTATAAAGCACTGAAGGCCCAacaagacaaagaaaaaaagagccCTTTCAGTAAGGGTCAAGTCTTGGATCCATCGGTGCTTGGGCAGGGATCAATGTCCACAAGAATTGATTATGCAGGCATTACAAACAGTATTAATAATGATCGATCTAAATTCGTTGGCAAAGGACAAAATATATCTGGGAAGGCTCCCAAGAGGAATCCGGAACCCGGGCAAGatttaaagaatataaagATAACGTTTGATGGCCAACCTGCCAAACTAGATTTGCCTGAAGGCCAActattttttggatttccaATGGTTCTACCGAAGGACGATGAAGGAAGTGATAGTGAAGCTAAATCTAACGAACAGAATTTCCATGGTCAAGGGATCTCGTTACGAAAAagcaacaaaagaaaaccgaAGAAAGATCATGACTCGTCTAAATCAAAAGCTCCAAAGAGTCCTGAAGTCATCGAGATCGACTAG
- the SCM4 gene encoding Scm4p, whose product MQVSPAIIKGIAVSSLGLYAGILTSSTVISITTPINVLTQHLKGVLCTLGCWSTVLGGLATSAFGLSYYLSTPGDRPNYLLCGLGIAPLSAVYLYFVSLFNHKLAPKCTRNDLENQKDEKLPQNHPQVEDGEAACPFSKMNNAKKLKAESERSVKCHSYMTLHMCIVTGLTIFTFGKCILDGFRT is encoded by the coding sequence atgcaAGTTTCTCCAGCTATTATAAAAGGTATCGCAGTCTCATCCTTGGGTTTATACGCCGGTATTTTAACTTCATCCACAGTAATTTCCATCACCACCCCTATAAACGTTTTGACTCAACATTTGAAAGGCGTTCTATGCACCCTAGGTTGTTGGAGCACTGTATTAGGTGGACTAGCCACGAGCGCCTTTGGCCTCAGCTATTATTTATCTACACCAGGAGACAGACCAAACTACCTACTGTGTGGGTTGGGTATTGCCCCACTATCTGCGGTATACCTGTACTTTGTATCACTGTTTAATCACAAATTGGCACCAAAATGTACCCGTAATGACctagaaaaccaaaaggaCGAAAAGTTGCCTCAAAACCACCCACAAGTTGAAGATGGAGAAGCCGCATGTCCATTCTCAAAAATGAACAACgccaaaaaattaaaagcTGAATCAGAAAGAAGTGTCAAATGTCACTCATATATGACATTGCACATGTGCATTGTTACCGGTTTAACCATTTTCACCTTTGGCAAGTGCATTCTAGACGGATTCAGAACATGA
- the FMP48 gene encoding protein kinase FMP48 — MYTKLRPIQSGTFSTVYKAWSTKYNRYVALKITPKYKTSEKNMLNEYNVMKTLSSHSPHPNICSMLDFYTDDSYYVMVLEYCECGDLYDFLDIAKSQGTPSSPSLIQIDMQKIIRQLYSAIQFAHSLGIAHRDIKPENVLLTINGDVKLADWGHAIQASKSNDYQIGTDNYRAPETFSNRIETSSFKRKLDLSSAPLYNTYKADYWSLGATIFYLLFGDCLFRVLKPKKGQHLKNLNEFEKDPFAFIYNKYVVPRLAGGYNNEGDLHESLQHTRQYVWQDLPDIYDVFHLCKIIVDTLLRVSDAEERSMEKFMNMVDSAWNKDTSTKDSFSYQSKIDLFWEQWSINTESIPSNFQLRNFEKPCLVQDSK; from the coding sequence atgtatacAAAATTAAGACCTATACAATCAGGAACTTTTAGCACGGTTTACAAAGCATGGAGTACCAAGTACAATCGCTACGTCGCTTTAAAAATCACTCCTAAATACAAAActtcagaaaaaaacatgcTAAACGAATACAATGTAATGAAGACTTTAAGCTCTCACAGCCCTCACCCCAACATTTGTTCAATGCTTGATTTTTACACTGACGATTCGTACTACGTCATGGTTCTAGAGTACTGCGAGTGCGGTGACCTTTACGACTTTCTTGATATTGCTAAGAGTCAAGGCACTCCTTCATCTCCCTCTTTGATCCAAATCGACATgcaaaaaatcatcaggCAACTGTATTCAGCAATACAATTTGCTCACAGCTTGGGAATTGCACATAGAGACATCAAACCGGAAAACGTTCTTTTAACCATCAATGGTGACGTTAAATTGGCCGATTGGGGCCATGCTATCCAAGCCTCCAAGTCTAACGACTACCAAATCGGCACAGATAATTATAGAGCACCAGAAACCTTTTCAAACCGTATTGagacttcttcttttaagAGGAAGCTGGACCTATCATCCGCCCCATTGTACAACACTTACAAGGCAGACTATTGGTCGCTAGGTGCTACTATATTctatttgctttttggTGATTGTCTTTTCAGAGTTTTGAAACCAAAGAAGGGTCAACATCTAAAAAACTTAAATGAATTCGAAAAGGATCCGTTTGCGTTCATCTACAATAAATATGTTGTACCAAGGCTGGCCGGTGGTTACAACAATGAAGGAGATTTGCATGAAAGCTTACAACACACAAGACAATACGTCTGGCAAGACCTGCCCGATATTTACGATGTCTTCCACTTGTGCAAAATCATTGTGGATACGCTCCTGAGGGTATCGGATGCCGAAGAGAGATCaatggaaaaatttatGAACATGGTTGACTCTGCATGGAACAAAGACACCTCTACAAAAGATTCCTTTTCTTACCAAAGTAAAATTGACCTGTTCTGGGAACAATGGTCAATAAACACTGAATCAATACCATCTAATTTCCAGttaagaaattttgaaaagccCTGCTTGGTTCAGGACAGCAAgtag
- the MCO32 gene encoding Mco32p, protein MFSRSVFRSTIPIKGTLSRWYSNSIKLANLGEVTDYLVGDGVPNLLQRMLKESVLADNITLRLFPTSHPYIPVLHGRSKYKASLNAIRMIVRKFVLDEECRLHISLVKTLNSTSKGGEFKENPQNYNTITPNDKLVIKWQSCIPEDRCKISKPEINDELKKKKDGVEGENSFSMRSVPVIDYILHPTINNLNQRVVTEYIDDAAEKSIQNFNKNGNIKEGKIGKDDTIKKNKVRRLSRLIRGTFIFEFNEENSKILVHTIEDVELIHYEKKIATGGAFAC, encoded by the coding sequence ATGTTTTCAAGGAGCGTTTTCAGAAGCACGATACCAATTAAGGGAACCCTCTCTCGATGGTACTCGAACTCTATAAAATTGGCCAACCTGGGAGAGGTTACTGATTATTTGGTAGGTGACGGTGTACCTAACTTACTACAAAGGATGCTCAAAGAATCCGTACTCGCTGATAATATAACTTTGAGATTATTTCCCACTTCGCATCCCTATATCCCAGTGTTGCACGGAAGATCCAAATATAAGGCTTCTTTGAATGCCATCAGGATGATAGTACGAAAGTTCGTACTCGACGAAGAGTGCCGCTTGCATATAAGTTTAGTCAAGACTTTAAATTCGACATCGAAAGGCGgagaattcaaagaaaatcctCAGAATTACAACACTATCACGCCCAATGACAAACTGGTTATCAAGTGGCAAAGTTGTATACCGGAAGATCGTTGCAAAATTTCTAAGCCAGAGATTAACGAcgagttgaaaaaaaagaaagacgGGGTCGAAGGGGAGAATTCGTTTTCAATGAGATCAGTACCAGTGATAGATTACATTTTACATCCTACGATAAATAATCTGAATCAAAGGGTTGTTACAGAATACATTGATGACGCAGCCGAAAAGTCCATACAAAATTTTAACAAAAACGGAAATATTAAAGAAGGTAAGATTGGAAAAGATGAcactataaaaaagaataaagtGAGAAGGTTATCACGGTTAATAAGAGGCACTTTTATATTTGAATTCAACGAAGAAAACTCTAAAATTTTAGTCCATACCATTGAAGACGTCGAGTTGATTCAttacgaaaaaaaaattgccaCTGGCGGCGCATTTGCATGTTGA
- a CDS encoding translation initiation factor 2A, with product MSSQFFLKTSQDIELFQSYPTFEQSNTNSKDFPVISSVLSPCGRFLALSTKENVKVFTGPCLDTVLLTMKLTDVYDLHFSPAGNYLSTWERTSVQDPNHKNVKVWYLNKPFKSDSTPEDILPAYEYQAKSQSGWFLQFSKLDNYALKLFKHDLKIVKLGSTNADSFDFQSPYAVLSDSNETSQHFTTYLVSPAEHPTICTFTPEKGGKPAQLIIWALSEGKITKKIASKTFFKADSCQLKWNPLGNAILCLAITDFDSSNKSYYGENTLYLLSFQGVNGTLGGNSVRVSLTTGPVHDFTWSPTSRQFGVIAGYMPATISFFDLRGNVVHSLPKQAKNTMLFSPSGHYILIAGFGNLQGSVEILDRLDKFKCVSKFDATNTSVCKWSPGGEFIMTATTSPRLRVDNGVKIWHVSGSLVFVKEFKELLKVDWRLPCNYKTLESRDEALIEDHVISNWEALPESSTSLLDPKISNRSDLQIHSSVQEYISQHPSREASANGNGSKAKPAGAYKPPHARRTGGVRTVPGVPPGATKQTIPGLVPGIPANKDANTKNRRRRANKKTGDLSPDSTPAPSVLVATDAPTSNKETSPEEKKMRSLLKKLRAIETLKERQAVGDKLEDTQILKIQTEEKVLKDLEKLGWKDE from the coding sequence ATGTCATCTCAGTTTTTCCTAAAGACATCCCAAGATATAGAGTTGTTCCAAAGCTATCCTACTTTTGAGCAATCCAAtacaaattcaaaggaCTTCCCTGTTATTTCCTCGGTTTTATCGCCATGTGGCAGATTTTTGGCTCTATCTACGAAGGAAAACGTCAAGGTCTTCACGGGTCCATGTTTAGATACCGTTTTATTAACGATGAAGCTTACCGACGTATATGATTTGCATTTCTCTCCCGCTGGTAACTACTTGAGTACTTGGGAAAGAACCTCTGTACAAGACCCAAATCACAAGAACGTAAAAGTCTGGTATTTGAATAAACCATTCAAGAGTGACTCTACTCCAGAAGACATACTTCCTGCCTATGAGTACCAAGCCAAATCTCAAAGCGGCTGgtttttgcaattttccaaattagACAACTACGCATTAAAACTTTTTAAACACGACTTGAAAATTGTCAAGTTGGGCTCAACAAATGCCGACAGTTTCGATTTCCAATCTCCATATGCTGTGTTGTCTGATAGTAACGAAACTTCTCAACACTTCACCACTTATTTGGTCTCTCCGGCAGAACATCCAACAATTTGTACTTTCACTCCAGAAAAAGGTGGTAAACCAGCCCAATTGATCATCTGGGCTCTTTCAGAAGGTAAAAttactaaaaaaattgcatccaagacttttttcaaagccGATTCCTGCCAATTGAAATGGAACCCGTTAGGTAACGCTATCTTATGTTTGGCCATTACTGATTTTGATTCCTCAAACAAATCCTACTATGGTGAGAATACACTATATCTACTCTCTTTCCAAGGTGTCAACGGTACCTTAGGAGGTAACTCTGTGCGTGTTTCCCTGACCACTGGTCCTGTCCATGATTTCACATGGTCCCCAACTTCAAGGCAATTTGGTGTCATTGCTGGCTATATGCCAGCTaccatttcctttttcgATTTAAGAGGTAACGTCGTTCATTCCTTACCAAAACAAGCCAAAAACACGATGCTATTTTCTCCTTCCGGTCATTATATTCTTATTGCCGGGTTTGGTAACCTACAAGGTTCCGTGGAAATTCTAGATCGTCTTGACAAGTTCAAATGCGTGAGTAAATTCGATGCTACAAACACTTCTGTATGCAAATGGTCGCCCGGAGGAGAATTCATCATGACAGCCACTACATCACCAAGATTGAGAGTGGACAATGGTGTCAAAATATGGCATGTATCTGGCTCTTTAGTATTTGTTAAAGAATTTAAGGAGCTATTGAAAGTGGATTGGAGACTACCTTGTAATTATAAGACCTTGGAAAGTAGAGATGAAGCATTGATTGAAGACCATGTCATTAGTAACTGGGAAGCGTTACCTGAATCATCGACATCTTTACTAGATCCTAAAATATCTAACAGATCGGATCTACAAATACATTCTAGTGTCCAAGAATACATAAGCCAACATCCAAGCAGGGAAGCCAGTGCTAATGGGAACGGTTCAAAGGCCAAACCCGCTGGTGCTTACAAACCTCCTCACGCAAGAAGAACAGGCGGTGTCCGCACAGTTCCAGGGGTTCCTCCTGGTGCCACTAAGCAAACAATCCCAGGGCTAGTCCCAGGGATTCCTGCTAATAAAGACGCGAACACCAAGAACAGGAGAAGGAGGGCCAATAAGAAGACAGGTGACTTATCGCCTGATTCCACGCCTGCACCATCAGTGCTTGTAGCCACAGATGCCCCAACATCTAATAAGGAAACCTCCCCcgaagagaaaaaaatgaggtCACTATTAAAAAAGTTAAGGGCCATTGAAACCTTAAAAGAAAGGCAAGCCGTTGGTGATAAGCTAGAGGACACGCAAATCCTTAAAATTcaaactgaagaaaaagttttgaaagatttggaaaaattagGTTGGAAAGATGAATAA
- the MUP1 gene encoding Mup1p produces MAEGRTFLSQLNVFNKENYQFPSSSTTKKKSSTTTVDVDNDASDFEAGQQFATELDQGEKQLGVLSCIGLICNRMLGTGVFAVSSTIYTLCGSVGLALIMWAVGAIIAISGLYVYMEFGTAIPKNGGEKNYLEAIFRKPKFFITCMYAAYIFFLGWAAGNSINTAVMFLTAADAEITKWNQRGIGVAVVFFAFLINSLNVKIGLYLQNILGVFKVGIVLFISITGWVALGGGLKDGYQSHNFRNAFEGTETATAYGIVNALYSVIWSFVGYSNVNYALGEVKNPVRTLKIAGPTSMVFLAIVYIFVNIAYFAVVPKEKLISSKLVLAADFFDIVFGGQAKRAAAALVGLSALGNVLSVIFSQGRIIQQLGREGILPFSNFFASSKPFNSPMVGLFQHFVVCTITIIAPPPGDAYLLVQNLISYPMNIINFAISAGLLWIYWQRRQGKIEWNPPIKAGVFVTGFFALSNLYLIIAPYVPPSNGESVYSSMPYWIHCVIAWGIFLFGGVYYVVWAQLLPKWGHYKLVTKDVLGEDGFWRVKIAKVHDTNDSDDMDTQEDGIVETDIIEHFKSEEEKQL; encoded by the coding sequence ATGGCCGAAGGAAgaacttttctttctcagTTGAATGTCTTCAACAAGGAAAACTACCAGTTTCCCTCTTCTTCCacaaccaaaaagaaatcgaGCACCACAACGGTAGATGTTGACAACGATGCCTCCGATTTCGAAGCAGGCCAACAGTTCGCTACAGAGTTGGACCAAGGTGAAAAGCAACTAGGTGTTTTGTCATGTATCGGGCTTATCTGCAACAGAATGCTTGGTACAGGTGTTTTCGCCGTGTCCTCGACAATTTACACATTATGTGGGTCTGTGGGACTTGCTTTGATCATGTGGGCCGTCGGGGCCATTATTGCCATTTCTGGTTTATACGTCTACATGGAGTTCGGTACAGCTATACCGAAGAATGGTGGTGAAAAGAATTACTTGGAAGCCATCTTCAGAAAacccaaatttttcattaccTGTATGTACGCTGcctacatttttttcctagGTTGGGCTGCTGGTAACTCCATAAATACGGCTGTCATGTTTTTAACTGCGGCTGATGCGGAAATCACGAAATGGAACCAAAGAGGTATTGGTGTGGCTGTCGTTTTCTTTGCgtttttgataaattctTTGAACGTTAAAATTGGTTTATATCTACAAAACATTTTGGGTGTTTTCAAAGTTGGTATTGTCCTTTTCATCTCCATTACCGGTTGGGTTGCCCTTGGTGGTGGGCTAAAAGACGGTTACCAATCTCACAATTTCCGTAACGCCTTTGAAGGTACCGAAACGGCCACTGCTTACGGTATTGTTAACGCCTTGTATAGTGTTATTTGGTCATTTGTTGGTTACTCGAATGTTAATTACGCACTTGGTGAAGTCAAGAACCCTGTGAGAACTTTGAAGATCGCAGGTCCTACATCTATGGTTTTTTTGGCAATCGTTTACATTTTTGTCAATATTGCCTACTTTGCTGTGGtgccaaaagaaaagctaaTATCTTCCAAGTTAGTCTTAGCAGCcgatttctttgatatcgTTTTTGGTGGCCAAGCCAAAAGAGCTGCTGCCGCATTGGTCGGGTTGAGCGCCTTGGGTAATGTTCTTtctgttattttttctcaagGTAGAATCATTCAACAGTTGGGTCGTGAAGGTATCCTGCCATTTTCCAACTTTTTTGCCTCTTCCAAACCTTTCAACTCCCCAATGGTTGGTTTGTTTCAACATTTTGTTGTCTGTACAATCACCATTATAGCTCCGCCTCCAGGTGATGCGTATCTACtagttcaaaatttgatttcttaCCCAATGAACATTATCAATTTCGCCATCAGTGCTGGTTTACTATGGATATATTGGCAACGTAGACAAGGTAAGATTGAATGGAACCCACCAATCAAGGCCGGCGTTTTTGTCACAGGGTTTTTCGCATTATCTAATCTATATCTGATCATTGCACCATATGTTCCTCCATCAAACGGCGAGTCCGTTTATTCAAGCATGCCATACTGGATCCACTGTGTGATCGCATGGGGtatcttcctctttggTGGTGTTTACTACGTTGTATGGGCACAATTATTACCAAAATGGGGCCACTACAAATTGGTCACGAAGGATGTGCTTGGTGAAGACGGATTTTGGAGAGTCAAGATTGCCAAAGTTCATGATACTAATGACAGCGATGATATGGATACACAAGAAGACGGTATTGTCGAAACTGATATAATCGAACATTTtaaaagtgaagaagaaaaacaactATAG